GCTTTCCGCTTCGATATACTGGGTCGTGACGTAATCGAGTAAATAGATATTGCCGATTACGTCGAAAAGATTCAATGTGAATTTAAAACTGATTTGCCATTTTTAAAATTCCTTTATCCCTTTATTCCTTTTATTTTTTATGATCGACTCCATCAAACTTCCAGCACGCCTTGGAAAAGTCCGGCAACTCGGTCAGGGTATGACCGAATACATCATCATCGTCGCGTTGATCGCGGTATCGGCAATTGCCGTGTATGCGTCGTTTGGGAAGACGATCCGTCAGCAGACGGCGGGCCTGGCGCATGAGATGTCGGGTAACGATTCGGCTGCAGACGTCAACGACGCGAGAACTGCCGCCGGCAACGCGAAGACGGATGCAGACCGCAACAAGGGTATGGGCGCCTACGGAAGCGGCGGGAATGCCGACGCAGGCACGGCAAACGGCGGCAATTGACGCCTAGCGCCGTCAAATCATCATGCAACGCTCTGCCCACAAGGGCAGGGCCAGACCCGCCGGCACTCGTGGGCAGGCACTGGTCCCTGCCCTGCTCTTTCTGCTGGTCGGCGGCATTGGCCTTTATGTCGCATTCGGCTCGTTCCAGATGACCGGCGCAAAGATCAAACTGCAGAACACCGCCGACGCAGCTGCCTACAGCGCCGCCGTGCTTCAGGCGCGCGACTACAACTTCGCGGCCTATACGAATCGCGCAATGGTCGCGAACCAGGTCACCGCGGCGCAAGTCGTCGCGCTGAAGTCGTGGGTCGACGAACTCGACGGGACTTACGCCGGCAATGCCGATACCGAAGATCTGATTCGCACGGTCGCCGCCCATCCGAACTTATGGACCACGCCGAATCGGCGCGGACGCGCGGACATCGCCCCGGTTCGCAACGCGCTCGACGCGTTGCTGCCGACGGTCGCGCAAGGCATCGGCTCGATTACGCGCGCGCTCAGCAACGCGCAGACCGGATATCACATGGCGCTCATCACCGCGGTACCTGAGACGGCGGATGCGGTCGCGCGTCAAAACCAGTCCGACACGCATGTGACGTCCGGATATTTCATGAGCGAACGCAACGCCGCTCAACTGATTGCGTGGCAATCCTATACGACTATCGTCGCGCCGGCCGGCAAGCTCGATAGCGATCGTTTCGCCGATGTCGTGACCGACCCGCAGACGCTCGATGGCTTCGTCAAGCGGCGCGTATCGTCGCGCAGCGTCGCGCCTGACTATCAGCAACTCGACGATCAGGCGTCTCCGACGTGCCGGCCTGCCGGTCGCGTCACGATCAATGTCACGCATGTCGGCGGCACGCAGTTGCGCACCGACAAGAAGGGCTGGCAGTCGATCGACGCAAGCACCGCGCACATCATCACGCCCTGCACCGGCTCGGTCGATACGATCGCCGGTCACGGCGGCAGCACGAACGGCAACACGCGCGGCTATATGACGAACCCACCGTTCGTCTCATGGAGCGACTGGAAGGGCTATGGCGGCTACTACAACTTCGGCGACCACACGAGTCCGACGCCAGGCCTGCTGATCCCCGACGCAATGGCGCACCAGTT
The genomic region above belongs to Paraburkholderia edwinii and contains:
- a CDS encoding pilus assembly protein is translated as MTEYIIIVALIAVSAIAVYASFGKTIRQQTAGLAHEMSGNDSAADVNDARTAAGNAKTDADRNKGMGAYGSGGNADAGTANGGN